The DNA region AACAGAGGAGTGATGCTGTGTATTGTTGGACTACTCTTAAGAAAGGACTTGCTAATTTTGTGTAGGAAAAGGAGCATAGTGAGGAGATTATatcctttctctgcctctttgctgTTGATGAAATGGAAGGGTGATGGTCTAGCAACAGATGAAGTGAATCGGAGAGTTCAGACATCCACACCAGActgcatgtgtttaaaaaagtATGGCTTACCTTGTACTCAGCTAGCCCAGTTTCTTGGTATTTTAGctaagattttaatctttttaaagcTATATTCCTGATGTTTGTCTTGTTGTGGAACTGGGGCAAACGaaatttttgttattctttttcttcttcacaactCAAGAAATGAGAGTAATGTTTCTATTACACTAGAGAACAATAGTCCCATAATAAATCTATATACCTGTCTATAAAACCCAACCAAgccaaaaaccccaaataattttgtattttctttcctgagatTTCGCTCATTTTAATGTTACCTATAATTGAATGGCAAGTTTCCGCAAAACATTTGAGATTAAACTTGTGATACTTTtgtagccaaaagaaaaaaatacaaagtatttgtCAAATTACTAAAGCAGTTAATTTTTGTAGCCTCTTAAAAAGGAACATAACTTTGTAATGTGATTGTAGAATGTATCTTATACAAGTCTCTTTCAGGTATCTAATCTTCCTGCAGTAGAGtctcttcttaaaaacaaaagcatacatGTTTGCTTGAGTCCTGAAATGAGGCATCTAGGGAAACTGATCTGGAAGTATTACTACTACTGTAATTTCACACCTGCTGTTGCAAAAATAACTATGTTTACAAAAACAGCTCAAGTTATTTATGGATCAGAGTGACTTAGTATTTTTCAGTTATGTTTTGCATGTTTATAGTTTTCTGATAACCTTACTTGTGTTCCATCagctcttttaaacaaaaattacaatataaagattaaatatttaGAGTTGTTAACCATATTGCTTGCCTTTAGTGCCCTGCAGTCTCTGTGCATTGTTTATCTTCAGTTCCTGTTTTGCTCTGAGGTTGTTGCTGACTGGCAGCTGACTAATAACTAAGGCTTCTTTCTGGATTAAAGACAGAAATCCAATTTAGGgattgtataaatatttgttttcctggTGTCAGAGATGTACTATTAAAACAGCCATTCAAATTTGCTGACAGGAATTGAGATGGAGTAGAGTTAGACATGTTTTTTCCTGGTACTAGTACTTATTAGAATTCATGGTGGTACTCTTGAAGTTCCATTTTGGGGAGGGTGTGTGTATTTACATACAATACATGGACATGTGTGCAAGTGTTAGATCCCATATTCAAAACTCATTTGACAATCTCCTCTGTTTCTCTAAATTCTATTTAATAAATAGGTCTAATAAAGCTAAtagaaaatagttatttaaaatacttagcaTAGTTGTTAATTGATGcctaaattgccttttttttttttttccccctagaattgtcctcctctgccttttttcaACCATGGTCATAAGTATTACACACTAACAGTTGTTTCCCTCTAGTTAATTACTTggtatttctcttgcttttctttgcttaaagtcttcttcagttttaaaggttattattctcttctgtttttattattaatgttctgttttatttgtaacactttccttctgctttacTAGTGGAAACCTCAATAACTGTAATGTTCATTTAAAACTCTTCATCTCCAGGGTTCTGACATAGAGACAGTGACTTCAGAAAATGGAAGCACAAATGATACCCATGAGTTTGTTTCAGAAGAATATGTTTCTTTGCAAGAAGAGGAGCAACCAATTGATTTGCAAGGTAATATATTAAAAGAGGAGCAGTTCCATAAAATAGGTAAATGTCTGTTGTAGCATTGGcacaaaattagtatttttaatagaGTTTGTATACTTTGTAGGCCTCTGTCAAAGTACTTGCTTCATCAGAGTTGTGGAAAATATTCAGTCATCAactttataaaagtattttttccaaaaataggTGAAATGAGTAGAATGTCTTTCATTTTGTCAATACGTTAGATGTGTTATAGAATAGTATGTGCTGGTGTTGCTGGAAAATAGTTTATAGAAGTGCTAttgataaaataaatttactaTATTAAACATTCCTTAATAAAGTCATAGATCAAATAAAGAGTAATTTGGAAGGAACCATCAATGCTTTTacacctaaaaaataaaattgtggcaCTGTTAGCATTTCTTGAGTTGGAAGTGTAAGTCTGGTGCATATTAATATAATGAAAATCCTTTCACTTAATTACTAAATTTAATACTTAACTTGTTAATATTGGTATGAGAACACGTTTGTGACAGGTTCAGTGTGCAGTTGAGTAAATTTGAGCTTGGCCATGTTTCCAAATTCATAACCTCTCCTTGTAGAAGCAGGACTAGACACTCAAACTCTAATGACtacctggaaaatattttagttatcCTAGCCTACAAATGTACTGTGGCATCAACTTACAGTATAGTGTTGTTTTTTATCTAACTGTGCTTTTCATTTATAGGTTACTTGCATTATGATCAGTATGACCATTTGAATTTAAGTATCCTCCAAAACATTGTATTACATAATGACAAATTGGATTCTCATGTTTGTTAGAGGGATATTAAAAATGAGATATAGTGTATTTTTAGGAAACCTTCCCTGTTATGCGTAGATAATAGAAATCTGTCACtattatacatattttaatattatatggGAGTGGGCATCATTTGTGGAGTTACTGGTTTTAATcccatgtttgtttgtttttttcctctctttatttatATAGCTCAAGACACCAATGATGGAGAGATACCAGTGGTAGATAATACTCTCTCTGCTTTTGAGGAAACTCAAACAATTCCAGAGGTAAATTACGTTATGTTATTCAGAAGCTTCTGTAAGCCCCATCTGACAATGCCAAGGAATGTTTTGAAGGCATTAAAATAAAGatactgatttttcctttctttagagCATTAAGAAgtcttgctgtttttttaaattactttatattGTATGTATCTGAATAACTTTTACATTGTCCATTTCCctagggaaagaaggaaaaaatccctgATGATGGGTCCTGCATTGGAACTATTAGCGATGATTCTGACATTGTTACACTTGAAgctccaaaaccagaagaaactcAAAGTCAGGAGGAAGCTCCAGCTGATGGTGAAGAAGTTCAAAGTTCAGAGGATTTTAACATGGGTTCCTCCTCTAGCAGTCAATATGCGTTTTCCCATCTAGAAACTGGTAAGAGCAACAAATTGCTAAGCAACTGTGTGCAAAAATGTCACGGGGGTGGACACGACTCTTTGCTTAGGGAACCTTCTTTGcgtggagagggaaaaaaaaattggtcttgTTGAGTGCATGTCCAAGTATTTGTAGTCTCTAGGGCAACTCTAGTTGCCCTAACTCTAAAACTTTGTCCAAATGTATGCCTGCaatctttttatttgaaagtgtTCTCTCCCATTAGGTGTTCACTATTTTATGCTAGAAATttactttctatttatttttgagaattaaAATGACTTTTAGTTCACAGAATAATTGTAGGTTTTCTCTTGGCAATTTTTTTGGCTCTTATAGAGTTGGCATAAATAACTAGCAACTGGGAGAGAATTGATTTTTGGGGCCATGAGGATTAATAGCAGCATGACTACAAAAACTTTTTGCTTACCTTCATAGCTacatagaatatatatattttttaaaatactcccaGTACTTGGCAGAAATGCAACACATGATATTCAGGAGGAAGGATATGAATATTTGgccaattaaaaacaaacaaacagaaccaacaaacccaaacttaCTGTTGTGTTAATCTTCTCTAGttctctagtcttcctttttaattctgtttggcTGCTTATTTGtaatcttttctgttctctttattCTCTATAACACTTTTGTGTTACTGGCTTTTACCTTTCAAAGTAAGTTTATTACAAGAGCaggatttttcttaaaatactgttttatcttAGGAGTAGAATAAAGCATTGTTAAAGGTTCATGTATCTGTATAGTATCCATTGGAATCAGAAAATGACAGCTTAGTATCTAATTATGACCAGTGATGATTCGTAACAAAGCTGTCACCTTCTTTAAGTCTTCTGGATGACttgacttaatttttaatttaaaatctagttgactttcttttttcttttagggctgagttctaaaaatgtttttttttttttttccccatgtttttgTACACAAAAGTCAGTTGGCTGGAGAAGCTGAGGAAGATTCCTGATTGTGTAAGGGGATGGGGAAATGAGGTGAAAGAGCATGTGTCTCGCAGTCTTCCTTTCCAAGGTGGTGTGATTAAATTTGATCAGCTTGTGTAAAGCTGATTGCTTATGGCTTGCATGGAATGTTCTTAAAATTATCGGTAGCAATCTGACTTGATCTTACAGTAGTGATATTCCAAACAGATGCTGAAAGCCAGTCCTCACTGAAGAATTTGGCTAAGCTGTcagtgttttatttgcttttttgaaagATGTTAAAACTTACATGTAAATTTGGAATGGGCATCAGTAAGCTTtgtaatacattttaatacatatgCTTGACCGTTTAAATGAATGGTTCTTGTTGGATTCCAAATCTATGTGTGACTGGCaaaaagaatttcttccttctaactTAAGCTGATTTCAGCATGGTCTTTAGTGCTGTGCATTTGATTGACTTAAGTATTATAGAAAATGCCTGGACtacttttgcatttattttaaatgccaaaGTTTTAGCAGTCAAAATTTTCATGCCACTTTTTGGCAATGGAAATCTTTGCCATCCACTTCTTGTTGAGTTTTCTATTATGTTGGAAAAAGGATGAGCTTCAGATTTTCCTAATGTAGATACTAAAATGTTCTACAAGGATTTTCTGCCACTTTTACTTGCAAACCAATTCCTGTTTTAGGCTGTCTTCACcatgcaaacagaaatgttttaatacTGCTTCATGAATGAAGTTAACTAGCAGAAGCGCTCATATACTGAAATAAACTGCATCTAGGCTTGAGATGTGTCTGCAGAAACGTCAAAGAAAATCACATTGTTAACTGGCATTGTTACCTCATCTGGTTTCTAGTGTAGGTCTGACACTTCAAAATCATAGCAGAAGCTAGAATTTTGGACTGCTACTGTGGTCACACTTTGTTTCATTTATACTCCTTTTCATCCTGTGAATGTTAGAGTACAGCTTTGTACTGAATTCTTATAGCAGTTGTAAGCCAATGTCATTCTTGTCTGAAAGTGTAATGCTGTTGACAACTTGCCAATAAGTGCTTATGAATGGCTCTGAGTGTCTTacagctttttctctttgctttctgattgtctgttttttttttttttttttctttcctatactTTGCTGTCCAGTGTATATCAAAGAATTTCCCATTTGGCTAGAAGCAGCTTGTTCCTTAACCACTTTTGTATTCCATACATCTAAGCTTGCTGGTTGTTGAAAAAActctaaaaaaccaaacaagcagcAGTAACACCTGTCTTAATAAGTAGGTCCTGTATAATCCTTTATAATGTCTGACCTCTGTGTTCTAGTAAAAATACCTCTCTCCTGACTAATTTCTGAATGCTTGTCTTTATTGTCCAGGATTGAGGAATTATGCATCTGCTTAAATGACTGATTCTAAAATAgtgtccttttctgccaagctatATAAATTCATTTAAGAATCTGCATGTCAAGTAGCTGTTTAAGTGATTTGTCTTTATTACAATGCCTGCTTGGTCAGTCTGGTTTGACCAATTGactaaaatggatttttttttttttttagtaagaggGGAAGTTATCTTTTGTTATCTGACCTGTTGCTTGTCCATGGCATCAGAAATTAAACATGTATTCCAGATACTAACTGGTAATCTTTTCTGGGGTTGATGCAATCACTTCTATGAAGttggaatttattttcagtgaggAATCTTAACTGGTAATGCTTTTTATAGATAATGGCTTGGCATTCTTGTCTATTCAGTGATGTGTGCATGGCTTTGCTCAAACAAATGATTTTCAGTTGTGAAATGTTCAAGGACAGTaactctgtatttatatttttacatttgagTGATGATCTCTGATATGAGAATGAACAGCCGTATTTCTAGAAGGGGCATAAGCATTGTGTAATTGCGGGCATCAAATTTAGGACTATCTGAGCAGGAGCACTTTGTTATGTGCTGGAGGCTTCGTAGATCACATTGAATCTATTTCAGGCATATGAATTAGCTACATGAACATAGATATTTGAAAGCTTCTTTTTCACCCTGCTACtgcttccccttgatatttgccTTACGCTCGAAAATGATGCTTTCAAAGGAGGGAGATTAAATAATCATTACTTATATACTGgattatataaatttatttacAGTACATGCAGCAAGCATTTGTACTACTAATAGGAACAAACAATTACAGCTCTGTTGTTATTTCCCAGTTACAGTATGTGGCTTTTGGGCCATAGGAACGTGAACGTACAAATGGTATGACAAATACCATTTTACAGAAATGctataaaagatttctttttttatggttaGAATTTGTTCTTATCTCAAATCTTAGCCAATTCAATCTTCCAAAACATCAGTCAGGTAATAGAAGCGTTTTGGATTCAGAGTGTTAGGGAGGGACAAACACAGAAGCACCTGAGTGGTTCTTTTCCTGTGCAGTAGTGGTTGAAAATGACTTTTGGCTTTTTTGCAAGGTGGGTAAAGATGTTAATAGGTAGTATATGGTAGATactaaaagtaaacaaaattacatatttaaataaatttgcAATGCAAAGCTTTGGATATTTATAATACCTACATTAATGGAACTTTAATGGAATTTTGAATGCAGCTGCATGTAGATCACAGAATGAAGTTTTTTGAGATAATACAATAAAACCATGTCTGTCTTTTAGGAGGTTTCCTTTTAACAAggctttctgttgctcttttgtTATTAAATAGTTCAGTCTCAGTATCtgtaagagaaggaaaactgaattCTTAACCTTTCTACTTGATTAGAATTTGCAGAGGCAGTACATATAGGTGCTTTAAGAGGCAGGATTGTCTGAAAGAAACACTTTCTAATGAGTGAATGATAAGGTATGGGGAAGTGCCATACAGTTTTTTGCTGATGATTTTTTGATTTtctatcttttcattttaaaaaatgaattcttaaCCTTGGAGATCAAGTGTTAACTGTCACattgagaatttttattttgttttatcaaTGTTCTCTCAGATAAATGCCAAACACATTTTGCATAAATATGATGGATTTTGGTACTcaaattgatttttaaagcaacaatTAGTGCATTTTAAAGACTGTTCTATGTTGGTTTTCAGTTTTTTCATCTCAGGCTAGCAATGATGAATCAAGTAGTGATGAAACTAGCAATCAGTCCAGTCCCACAGTGCGAAAACGTCGGGCTAAGAAGAGGCTGATCTCCAGCTCTGAGGCTGAGGGTGGGTCACCTGCTGAAATGGAGTCTGAACCTCccagagaagagcagcacaaacGCCAGTTCAGTAGTGGCCTTAACAGATGCATCATACTAGCTTTGGTGATTGCAATCAGCATGGGCTTTGGACACTTCTATGGTGAgtttatagaaaacaaaatacatagAATCAACACCTTACGTAACAAATATCATTTTTGggtgactgatttttttcttgttctctgctTACAATCTAAacctaaaaatgagaaaaagcaactGCTAATGTATGGATAATGTAGGGAGGCCCTTCAGCAGTGCAATTGTATTCAATATACACTACTTTAAAattgaagtaaataaaaagaaattaatttttgattGCCCTTCCAGATAGAAATTTCTTGTTGTTCTCATAATGCAGTGTGTACCCttcatttttcacatcttttcttttgaaataaatttgtgGTAGTGCTTATCATTCCTACAGCTTTCACAGAATTATTTCAGGCTTTTGTCCCATATGTACTCATCTGGTAAATGTAAGAGCAAGGCATGTTTTTTACAGGAGTTCATAGtatcaatatttttctctctccagtggAGAAAAATACACTGTAGTTGTCCTTGCAATTCCCAAGTGGTTTACGGAATCCAGGATAGCAGCaatttttctgtgttcagtgCATTGCCTAAAGTTAAGCATTACGCAGATTATTACTACGTTTAACAAAATAGAAGAACTCATTACAGATCTAAATCTACGTAGTGCAATCCTGATTTTCTAAGATACGTGTGTTATGATAAAAATGATagagtgcatttatttttaatagtaatttttccTGAGTAGTTTTAGTTTTATATGAAAATGTGTCTTTATAAGAAGAATTGTGATTCAATTTGAGACTGGGATTATGATTCTAATTGGATTTGATTTTGACTAATTGTTAGGGGTCTAAATTTTGACATTTGAGATTTATACTAGTTTTCACTcgaccctgatttttttttttgttcttaggTAAACCTGAAGGTAAGAGTCATGAGTGATGTATTGTGGATGTTGTGCTTgcattcagatttcctttttcagttgtgcgtatgtgtacacacacatccatgtatgtatgtatgcatacttaaatgtaaaaaaaaaaaaaaaaatcaagtcttaaGAATTACTAGTGTATGTGGGATTATAGGAATGACTAATCCAGtcatgtaaaatactttttatttagcAGCTGCAGCTAGTAGTAGCTGGTGTAAAAACTGATTGATGTATTGTTGGTGTGCTAGAAGCAGAGAGGAGCACAATGGCTAGACCATTCTTTGATAGTGCTTTGTGGTGGTAACTTGAGGTTTCAATTCTGTTAATCATTTTACTGTGTTTAAATTGGGGTTAATGATAAATACTGTCCTTTTAAAGAACTTTGAGATCTATGGATGAGAAATAGATCTTGGAAATGTACTCAGGGTAGTATCTTTATTAAGGGATTCACTTTGACTTGTTCATTCATTGAATCTCTACTTCTAAATAAAAATTGTCATTGCTGATGACAGTGCTGACAGCATTCTCAGCAGAAAGAAGGCAACTCCATGTGGCTTTAGTTTTTGCTTCTTCAAATAGAAGTTCTTCATGGTTATGTGCTAACTAATCTTTCTACCactagaaaggaaataaaaccccGCTTTCCATCttcctggtttttgtttggtggttttggttttttttttaaacacaaacttgCAAAGAGAAATCCATCTCCCTAGAGGACTACGTTGCATTTCCATGATTCAACTTGGAATGAATGTTTTCCACAGCAGTCTTTTAATGCTAGGTTAATTGTCATGTAAGAGGATTGGAAAGGGTTACTttttatgaaattactttttttcattttgggtCAGTATCAGGATAGTGTTTTCCCTTTAGCTGGAGCTCCAGGACACCTTTAAGACTTCCAAAGATGTGGAAAGCAACTAGGATTAGGTTTTAATCAATAACTGTATCCTAAATGGTATTAAACTGAGTTAGCTGGCTTTATGATGCTCTAGGAAGGAGATCTGAAAGAGGGCAAGCTTTCCAGGAAAATAGGTAACTGGAAAAGCTGAAGCTAGGAGGCCCTTGCCAGAAGAGTGTCTCCTTACGGACattcagttatttaatttttttctttaaccagaaTCTGAAAAAGGGAATATTGCTGTAATGCTAGGGATTTGGGTAGATTACTTAAAGAATCTGAAGGATACTGTGACTTAGAGTACCAGCTGGAAACACAAACCAATTAGTGAGGAATGGTGCCTCATTATGTGCATTTTTAGTGTCTTTGCTACCCTTTCTGTGTTGttaaatgtcatttttgcttACTGTATCTAGATTATGATTCTTGATAAGGAGAGAAAACAGTTTAAGTGTTTTTCTGTAATTCAGGTTCCTCTTAACATGAACCCTTTACACTAACTGGTGATTTTTCTGAGGCAGTCTTCAGATTCTTAGGATCAGTGGACTTCTTCAAAAGTATCTATAAAacataaatatgaaaaacaaatttacTGTCAGTATACTTAAATTCACTTATACAAGGATCTATGCTTCCAAAAGTGTTTATTAGGACTCTGCAAACTTAAAATCATTGCTGTAAAACCGTTGCTTTCCCTTAGCTGAATTGAACTGTTGAAGTTCAACTTGGTTTAATACAGCATTGTCTGTTGTTAAGTTCATACTTGACAATATGTTAAATAGAAATTAAGAGAGCACAAAAAAATCCTCAGTATAATGGTATTTAtagaatttcttctctttttactaatacacccccccccctttaaatacagaaatagaacTCTGCATATGCTGCAttggttttgaaagaaataccCAAAACTTGCTGTTGCCATCTGCTTTAGACTCAATTCAAGAGAATCTTCAAAGCAAAGAAATAGAAACTACATCAGTGTTAGGATTTACAGAACGTGTATAGGTAGGGAAGTACCAGTAAAGAAGTTTTACTTGATGGAAAAAATTGGTGGCTAGTACAAtgaagacttccccccccccccccccccccccccccccgaaaaataGTGTGTGTCAGCCTTTGTCTGACAATTGAAAGATAGGGTATTTGCTTACTATTCAGCCTTCACTCATGGATAAGAATGACAAGATAGGGCCTGCAAATGCTTGCTGCTTTGTGAGCAGTGTGTGATAATTGTGTTTCTGCATGAAAGTTTAAATATTGTGTTAAGATCCTCTTATTCTTGTAACTTTACTTAACGGTAAAAGTTGTAGTTCTGAAATAGAAAATGCATGGACTAATGGTCTCCCTTTTATCCTGATTGGCTTGCATGTTactaaaaaaatgacaaaaaaaatcacatatccTTTGCTGCATAACTTTTGTTGTTTCGTATCTAACTTACTTCTATGTAGTGTTCTGAAATTCCTTCATTTGTTATCATCAAATAAAAGCGAATTTTTGGGTCTGTTTGAGAAGTTGTTTAtcattggaagaaacagaatcAGTATGCAACGATCTGGTTTTATAATCTTTATTTTGTTACAGCTAAACAGTAAGCCCTAGGCAGAAATTGCAAGGTAAGAATGCTTTTgaatttgcagagaaaatgaagatgatgtTTAGGTTCGTCTGTTCCTCTAACTACTTAATGTAAGTCAGACTATCAAAAGAAAGTTGTTCTCTTTGTAGGTACAATACAGATCCAGAAACGTCAGCAGCTTGTGACAAAGACACGTGAATTAAAGGATACGAAAGATGACCTTTACCAGTGCCAGCAAGAGCAAGGAGATAAAGTGCCTTATAAAGTGGGGGTAGGTATGAGTTTAGCTGGAAGTCATTGGGTTATTCTGTCATTACATGTGTAACTTAcacaaagtgaaattaatttatcACACAAatccattacatttttttctttagtaagttCTTTCTGAGAgtgccatttttctttcccctgaattCTTGACaaagattttgtattttgatCAGATTTGTTATTGGAATGTGTTTAAAGATACTGGTTTTTAATGTATGTAGCATAGGAGTTATCTGGACACAGAGACTGTCTCTTTCCCTATGACAGTGCCAGGTTGTTGTTAATGAAGACAGCTGAAGTAGAACATGCTGGTAAAAACCTATTACTGGTTGAACCTACAGGTTTTGTGAATTTGCTTTCTAAATTGTCAAtggttattaattttttaaatacttaaccTGTATGTTTAGTTTGTTGCTGTTAGATCATTCAGAGAGGTGATTAGGGAGTgctttgtgtgtgcatgtcttttttttttttttttttaagttttctttcatGTTGCTGATAGCAGCATTTATACATAATTCAATAGGTTTAGTTCTAGAGTTTGTCAAGGATGCTAAGAGACTGGGGAGATCCTTTTGTGTTACGATATGGTTACATGAACACAtattttcagcagcaaatttGGTTCAAAATCAGTTCCTGATTTTCTGCCCCAACTGTTGAATGCCCTTGCTTCTGCtaatgtatttggttttgtaATCTGTAAACCCAGTTTGCTGAACATAAATCAACGGCAAACAtgcacattttcatttccttttaagaTGGATCAATTCATGTACCCAGTTTGCTATCCTTCAGCTAGTTAAAGCAATACAAGCAAGGGGTGATGACCTCTGGTTGGAAGGGGGAGCCTCTCACATGGTCTTTGTTGCCAAGaaagtgtctgtgtgtgtatctgAGATAAACAAACTAGCTCTATTTTTGCATCTTGCTGCAACATGTGTCACTGTATCCAAAATGGTAAGTAAACTCTGGGCTTCCTTGGTCTTTCTAGCTGAAATTGTAACAATTCTAACTGTagtatttttgcttgttttctttttgttttagtcACTCAAGGGAGATCTTGCCACGTGTTTGACCTCTACTGAGGTGGAGAAGAAATCCTTTGAAtctcaaaaaaaaagtcttgctgcAGAAAATCAACACTTAAGAGAATCtctagagaaggaagaaaaagctttggcCTCACTTCAGGAAGAATTAAGGAAGCTAAGACAACAAATTAGAAACTTGGAAGATAAAGGTACTAGCACTGAGTCTATTGTAATGGAAAATCAGAAACTAAGGGAACatttggaagaggaaaagcaaagaaaccacaACTTTCTTAGGCAAAAGGAAACACTCTTTGCAGAGGCACAGATGCTAAGGAGAGAACTGGACAAAGAACGTCATGTTACAGAAGCTCTAAAAAAAGAACTGGAACAGTTAAGTTCTCGTCAAACACCTGACAATACTGATGATGATACATTAAGAGAAAATCAAGAAATAGAAACTCTGCGAGGAAGACTAGTAGAACTAGAAAAAAAGCTAAACTTTGAGCAACAGCGCTCTGACTTATGGGAGAAGCTGTATGTTGAAGCGAAAGaccaaactgaaaaacaagaaacgAGTAAGAAGGGACAAAAGAAAGGTGCTAAAGGGCAAAGTaagactaaaaagaaatcaaaggaaTCATTTTTTGGTTCAGTTAAAGAAACTTTTGATGCTATGAAAAATTCCACGAAAGAGTTTGTAAGACACCATAAGGAAAAGATTAAGCAGGCTaaagaagcagtgaaagaaaacctgaaaaaattcTCTGATTCTGTAAAGTCTACATTCAGACACTTCAAAGATACCACAAAAAACATCTTTGATGAAAAGAAGAAGTCAAATGATAAAAGAcaggaggcaaacaagaaagctCGAACTTTTTACCGAGAACATAACTCTTACGAGAATCTGAAGCACATGCATTACAGGGGACCCAACATGCCAAAAGAGTtcaaagatggaagaaaacatcAGTTTACAACATTTGAAAAAGATGCGGATTCACAGAAATGTCTCAATGATCCTTTGTGTAATAGAAAACATCCGTTTGTCCTAAAGGGCTGCTCTGGTATTTTTGAATGTGCTCATCAAGAATTCATTAGTCTCTTTAACAGAGTATCAGATCCTATCAGGGTGGATGAATTTAATCGGCTaatgaaaaagtatttgcaaCAAGTTGTACATAACTTTCATCACTGGAGAGAACTAGAAAATTTCATCAATAAGTTTTTTCATAATGGATTATTTATACATGACCAGATGCTGTTCACTGATTTTGTTAATG from Mycteria americana isolate JAX WOST 10 ecotype Jacksonville Zoo and Gardens chromosome 6, USCA_MyAme_1.0, whole genome shotgun sequence includes:
- the CCPG1 gene encoding cell cycle progression protein 1 isoform X6 — encoded protein: MSENSSDSDSSCGWTVINHEGSDIETVTSENGSTNDTHEFVSEEYVSLQEEEQPIDLQAQDTNDGEIPVVDNTLSAFEETQTIPEGKKEKIPDDGSCIGTISDDSDIVTLEAPKPEETQSQEEAPADGEEVQSSEDFNMGSSSSSQYAFSHLETVSWLEKLRKIPDCVRGWGNEVKEHVSRSLPFQVFSSQASNDESSSDETSNQSSPTVRKRRAKKRLISSSEAEGGSPAEMESEPPREEQHKRQFSSGLNRCIILALVIAISMGFGHFYGKPEGTIQIQKRQQLVTKTRELKDTKDDLYQCQQEQGDKVPYKVGSLKGDLATCLTSTEVEKKSFESQKKSLAAENQHLRESLEKEEKALASLQEELRKLRQQIRNLEDKGTSTESIVMENQKLREHLEEEKQRNHNFLRQKETLFAEAQMLRRELDKERHVTEALKKELEQLSSRQTPDNTDDDTLRENQEIETLRGRLVELEKKLNFEQQRSDLWEKLYVEAKDQTEKQETSKKGQKKGAKGQSKTKKKSKESFFGSVKETFDAMKNSTKEFVRHHKEKIKQAKEAVKENLKKFSDSVKSTFRHFKDTTKNIFDEKKKSNDKRQEANKKARTFYREHNSYENLKHMHYRGPNMPKEFKDGRKHQFTTFEKDADSQKCLNDPLCNRKHPFVLKGCSGIFECAHQEFISLFNRVSDPIRVDEFNRLMKKYLQQVVHNFHHWRELENFINKFFHNGLFIHDQMLFTDFVNDVKDYLEDMKEYQNNNEKVFEDLDKYIYRYYFHYDNLPQYGPSRPKRPSFTQTENARHEKQAQKYHHRNKREERT
- the CCPG1 gene encoding cell cycle progression protein 1 isoform X2, whose amino-acid sequence is MSENSSDSDSSCGWTVINHEGSDIETVTSENGSTNDTHEFVSEEYVSLQEEEQPIDLQAQDTNDGEIPVVDNTLSAFEETQTIPEGKKEKIPDDGSCIGTISDDSDIVTLEAPKPEETQSQEEAPADGEEVQSSEDFNMGSSSSSQYAFSHLETVSWLEKLRKIPDCVRGWGNEVKEHVSRSLPFQVFSSQASNDESSSDETSNQSSPTVRKRRAKKRLISSSEAEGGSPAEMESEPPREEQHKRQFSSGLNRCIILALVIAISMGFGHFYGKPEGTIQIQKRQQLVTKTRELKDTKDDLYQCQQEQGDKVPYKVGSLKGDLATCLTSTEVEKKSFESQKKSLAAENQHLRESLEKEEKALASLQEELRKLRQQIRNLEDKGTSTESIVMENQKLREHLEEEKQRNHNFLRQKETLFAEAQMLRRELDKERHVTEALKKELEQLSSRQTPDNTDDDTLRENQEIETLRGRLVELEKKLNFEQQRSDLWEKLYVEAKDQTEKQETSKKGQKKGAKGQSKTKKKSKESFFGSVKETFDAMKNSTKEFVRHHKEKIKQAKEAVKENLKKFSDSVKSTFRHFKDTTKNIFDEKKKSNDKRQEANKKARTFYREHNSYENLKHMHYRGPNMPKEFKDGRKHQFTTFEKDADSQKCLNDPLCNRKHPFVLKGCSGIFECAHQEFISLFNRVSDPIRVDEFNRLMKKYLQQVVHNFHHWRELENFINKFFHNGLFIHDQMLFTDFVNDVKDYLEDMKEYQNNNEKVFEDLDKYIYRYYFHYDNLPQYGPSRPKRPSFTQTENARHEKQAQKYHHRNKREARNDVTAGGSGWTSQKDSSRRRTGTCS